The following are from one region of the Syngnathus typhle isolate RoL2023-S1 ecotype Sweden linkage group LG22, RoL_Styp_1.0, whole genome shotgun sequence genome:
- the LOC133146205 gene encoding zinc finger protein 106-like isoform X3, with translation MAASRQTDMATPQNMHNNCQPTKKPKSNYCILCRKVLPKYNKHDHMHGLPHHIELDKLLGKVPCHDCQACELSSMVLQQYAQHIAMPQHRINLKRIKMQNVKPISLYNTLNHETIKGLLRRNKELKKERKKESQKKKKKRRLANQKEPGHTQAGQKQAGHTQAGHTQAGQKQAGQKQADQKQAGQKQAGQKQADQKQADQKQADQKQAGQKQAGQNQAGQTHTGQKQAASGLKNVQQGPNTFKQQALGPQQKGTYTGAVQKNMNQLRRNPPRAASHYAYQRAELDDFTSDQLPDRGSVIFTDELPPEPTQNVSASNSQPKPVIIQGMSVTTMLRELRRAMGVREPCRADREARKQNAEAEAQLSELCSSLETLKKEEAKQSNNAAQAGKSAPRNNVAAEQNTPGPSASIQHPQQLGSKTKVRIAHKAAADQKSAEDILRKVTPKLTPKAPAVSRPKFKQSWKQMKKEKMPRFGIESVNSQPSKATFDLGVDEDLILSEGFHWESLSNAHMPLPPSLPAHPPSCLTSTPLPTRDATPSASRGETRSTTGAPDEGGSFTLDNSRGPTAAATSVKVQAEHGNPDTNKRKHQHLQDNDVPDVEAVVKRRKFMLNNDQDPMDKLLAMSLREEELSQSLQDVDKSLVLARNALQAAYTEVRRLMLLRQQCTAEVDGLRAKRIEILQSMQEVYSGSSNVEQVATTSAAAPADVVHPDPTSASSSRLLVPHSPTDTHQSSVINQPQPALPAPKPNITTIKREAMIPPPSRQPSDQTVSPPPTSLPAVAPPTPKTQTRADDPNPLNPANLLCTQKKQVKPVGVTEQTESISREEVVDMKNEKMEEPLAIEPVQGNDARTLDKSASAVLINDNSDKNADTVEVMEPKMVVIDIDESENEDSPDMSSTAPGPQELPSKSDNMECSTASTQTIQQTPFKMKAASPVASEREDTPPPETVEMAGENGTESALGYFLNHTEAVHGLQVHEGVLYTCSADMTARAYSLLNLECLGVFEGHKNRINCLLVASSPNTPARLYTGSSDSTIRIYSIKTKKCLETISLADRVLCMHMAWTTVFVGLANGSVATFDLKTSKPLDVFECHGPRAVSCLGTSQEGARRVLLVGSYDSTISVRDAKSGLLLRSLEGHTKTVLCMKVVNDLVFSGSSDTSVHAHNIHTGQLIRIYKGHGHAVTSIVILGKVMVTSCLDKLIRVYELQTHDRLQVYGGHSDMVMCMAVHKSVIYTGCYDGSVQAVKLNLMKNYRCWWQNCCLIFGMAEHLLQHLTRDHTNPKLEVVNCRWRGCNKFFPTQQAVKEEVPGHMQNHVDVDSKVES, from the exons ACATCGCCATGCCTCAACATCGAATCAATTTAAAGAGGATCAAAATGCAAAACGTAAAACCCATTTCACTTTACAACACTCTCAACCACGAAACAATCAAGGGTCTCCTCAGGAGAAACAAGGAACTAAAGAAGGAGAG GAAAAAAGAgtcacaaaagaagaaaaagaaacgaagacttgctaaccagaaAGAGCCTGGCCATACTCAAGCTGGCCAGAAACAAGCTGGCCATACTCAAGCTGGCCATACTCAAGCTGGCCAGAAACAAGCTGGCCAGAAACAAGCTGACCAGAAACAAGCTGGCCAGAAACAAGCTGGCCAGAAACAAGCTGACCAGAAACAAGCTGACCAGAAACAAGCTGACCAGAAACAAGCTGGCCAGAAACAAGCTGGCCAGAATCAAGCTGGCCAAACCCATACTGGTCAGAAACAGGCAGCCAGTGGACTGAAAAATGTGCAACAAGGTCCAAATACATTCAAACAGCAGGCGCTGGGGCCTCAGCAGAAAGGCACCTACACTGGCGCCGTCCAAAAAAACATGAACCAACTGCGAAGGAATCCGCCCCGAGCTGCCAG CCATTACGCGTACCAGCGTGCCGAGCTGGACGACTTCACCAGCGATCAGCTGCCCGATCGAGGAAGCGTCATCTTCACGGATGAGCTTCCGCCTGAACCGACGCAAAACGTGAGCGCATCTAACTCGCAACCGAAGCCTGTCATCATCCAAGGCATGAGCGTCACCACCATGCTTCGAGAACTTCGACGAGCGATGGGCGTGCGCGAGCCCTGCAGGGCGGATCGTGAAGCCAGAAAGCAAAACGCCGAGGCGGAAGCACAGCTGTCTGAGCTTTGCTCCTCGCTGGAGACCCTCAAAAAGGAGGAAGCGAAACAAAGCAACAATGCCGCCCAGGCTGGCAAAAGCGCCCCACGGAACAACGTCGCAGCTGAACAGAACACTCCTGGACCCTCAGCCAGCATTCAACACCCTCAGCAGCTCGGCTCCAAAACCAAGGTTCGGATCGCTCACAAAGCAGCGGCCGATCAAAAGTCAGCAGAGGACATTTTGAGAAAGGTGACCCCAAAGTTGACTCCTAAGGCTCCCGCTGTATCCAGGCCCAAGTTTAAGCAAAGCTGGAAGCagatgaagaaagaaaagatgcCAAG GTTTGGAATCGAGTCGGTCAACTCTCAACCGAGCAAAGCTACCTTCGACCTGGGTGTCGACGAAGACCTGATCCTCTCAGAGGGCTTCCACTGGGAGTCTCTCTCCAATGCACACATGCCCcttcctccttctcttcctGCTCATCCTCCATCATGTCTCACTTCTACACCGCTTCCTACCCGCGACGCGACTCCGAGCGCGTCTCGGGGAGAGACTCGTTCAACGACAGGAGCGCCTGACGAGGGGGGGTCTTTCACACTGGACAATTCCCGTGGTCCGACAGCGGCGGCAACCTCGGTGAAGGTGCAAGCTGAGCATGGAAACCCTGACACCAACAAGAGGAAACACCAACATCTACAA GATAACGACGTCCCTGATGTGGAGGCTGTTGTAAAACGGAGGAAATTTATGTTAAACAATG ACCAGGACCCAATGGACAAGCTTTTGGCGATGTCACTCCGAGAAGAAGAGCTGAGTCAATCGCTGCAGGATGTCGACAAGTCTTTGGTACTCGCCCGAAATGCCTTACAGGCAGCCTACACTGAAGTACGAAGGCTCATGTTGTTAAGGCAGCAG TGCACTGCAGAGGTGGACGGCCTGAGAGCCAAGCGCATTGAAATACTGCAGAGCATGCAAG AAGTGTATTCCGGAAGCTCCAATGTAGAACAGGTCGCCACGACCTCAGCAGCAGCACCTGCGGATGTCGTTCATCCGGATCCAACCTCGGCATCTTCCTCGAGGCTCCTTGTCCCTCACAGTCCGACCGACACCCACCAAAGTTCTGTCATCAATCAGCCTCAACCGGCCTTGCCCGCTCCAAAACCCAACATTACAACCATCAAGCGAGAAGCCATGATCCCGCCCCCCTCGAGACAACCAAGTGACCAAACGGTCTCCCCACCTCCCACTTCGTTGCCCGCTGTGGCTCCTCCCACTCCGAAAACCCAAACCAGGGCCGATGATCCAAATCCACTCAACCCAGCTAATTTGCTCTGCACCCAGAAGAAGCAAGTGAAGCCCGTCGGCGTGACTGAGCAAACCGAAAGCATCTCAAGAGAGGAAGTCGTCGATATGAAGAATGAAAAGATGGAGGAACCTCTTGCCATAGAACCTGTACAAGGAAATGATGCGAGGACTTTAGATAAAAGCGCATCTGCAGTCCTTATTAATGACAATAGCGATAAGAACGCTGACACGGTGGAAGTGATGGAGCCTAAAATGGTGGTCATCGACATTGACGAATCGGAGAATGAGGACTCACCCGATATGTCTTCAACGGCGCCAGGTCCTCAAGAGCTGCCTTCCAAATCCGATAACATGGAGTGCAGCACTGCTAGCACTCAGACTATTCAGCAGACCCCGTTTAAGAT GAAAGCGGCAAGCCCTGTTGCGTCGGAAAGGGAAGACACTCCTCCACCAG AGACTGTTGAGATGGCTGGTGAGAACGGGACGGAGTCAGCCTTGGGATACTTTTTGAACCACACGGAGGCCGTTCACGGTCTGCAAGTCCACGAAGGCGTCTTGTACACGTGCTCGGCGGACATGACAGCGCGGGCTTACAGTCTGCTG AACCTGGAATGCCTAGGAGTGTTTGAGGGCCACAAAAACAGAATCAACTGCCTGCTGGTCGCCTCTTCTCCAAACACGCCAGCCAGACTCTACACCGGCTCCAGTGACTCCACGATTCGCATCTACAGCATAAAG ACAAAGAAGTGTCTGGAGACCATCTCACTGGCTGACAGAGTGCTGTGTATGCATATGGCTTGGACCACTGTGTTTGTTGGTCTTGCCAATGGCTCAGTGGCCACCTTTGATTTAAAG ACTTCCAAACCGCTGGATGTGTTTGAATGTCACGGGCCTCGAGCGGTAAGCTGCTTGGGCACGTCGCAGGAAGGCGCCCGGCGGGTGCTGCTGGTCGGCTCCTACGACAGCACCATCAGCGTGCGAGACGCCAAGAGCGGTTTGCTGCTGCGCTCGCTGGAAGGCCACACCAAGACTGTTCTCTGTATGAAG GTGGTAAATGACTTGGTGTTCAGTGGCTCCAGTGACACCTCCGTTCATGCTCACAACATCCAT ACGGGTCAGTTGATTCGGATCTACAAGGGACACGGTCACGCTGTCACGTCAATCGTCATCTTGGGGAAGGTGATGGTGACCAGCTGTCTGGACAAGCTGATCCGTGTTTACGAGCTGCAG ACCCACGACCGCTTGCAGGTGTATGGCGGCCACAGCGACATGGTGATGTGCATGGCCGTGCACAAGAGCGTG ATCTACACGGGTTGTTACGACGGAAGCGTTCAAGCTGTCAAACTCAACCTGATGAAGAATTACCGCTGCTGG TGGCAAAATTGCTGTCTGATTTTCGGCATGGCCGAGCACCTTCTCCAGCATCTCACTCGAGACCACACCAATCCCAaactggaggtggtcaattgtCGCTGGAGAGGATGCAACAAgtttttccccacacagcagGCAGTCAAGGAG GAGGTTCCTGGGCATATGCAAAATCATGTGGATGTGGACAGTAAGGTGGAGTCATGA
- the LOC133146205 gene encoding zinc finger protein 106-like isoform X2: MATPQNMHNNCQPTKKPKSNYCILCRKVLPKYNKHDHMHGLPHHIELDKLLGKVPCHDCQACELSSMVLQQYAQHIAMPQHRINLKRIKMQNVKPISLYNTLNHETIKGLLRRNKELKKERKKESQKKKKKRRLANQKEPGHTQAGQKQAGHTQAGHTQAGQKQAGQKQADQKQAGQKQAGQKQADQKQADQKQADQKQAGQKQAGQNQAGQTHTGQKQAASGLKNVQQGPNTFKQQALGPQQKGTYTGAVQKNMNQLRRNPPRAARYCVSQYSNESFDTELEPSWSSMAHFSHYAYQRAELDDFTSDQLPDRGSVIFTDELPPEPTQNVSASNSQPKPVIIQGMSVTTMLRELRRAMGVREPCRADREARKQNAEAEAQLSELCSSLETLKKEEAKQSNNAAQAGKSAPRNNVAAEQNTPGPSASIQHPQQLGSKTKVRIAHKAAADQKSAEDILRKVTPKLTPKAPAVSRPKFKQSWKQMKKEKMPRFGIESVNSQPSKATFDLGVDEDLILSEGFHWESLSNAHMPLPPSLPAHPPSCLTSTPLPTRDATPSASRGETRSTTGAPDEGGSFTLDNSRGPTAAATSVKVQAEHGNPDTNKRKHQHLQDNDVPDVEAVVKRRKFMLNNDQDPMDKLLAMSLREEELSQSLQDVDKSLVLARNALQAAYTEVRRLMLLRQQCTAEVDGLRAKRIEILQSMQEVYSGSSNVEQVATTSAAAPADVVHPDPTSASSSRLLVPHSPTDTHQSSVINQPQPALPAPKPNITTIKREAMIPPPSRQPSDQTVSPPPTSLPAVAPPTPKTQTRADDPNPLNPANLLCTQKKQVKPVGVTEQTESISREEVVDMKNEKMEEPLAIEPVQGNDARTLDKSASAVLINDNSDKNADTVEVMEPKMVVIDIDESENEDSPDMSSTAPGPQELPSKSDNMECSTASTQTIQQTPFKMKAASPVASEREDTPPPETVEMAGENGTESALGYFLNHTEAVHGLQVHEGVLYTCSADMTARAYSLLNLECLGVFEGHKNRINCLLVASSPNTPARLYTGSSDSTIRIYSIKTKKCLETISLADRVLCMHMAWTTVFVGLANGSVATFDLKTSKPLDVFECHGPRAVSCLGTSQEGARRVLLVGSYDSTISVRDAKSGLLLRSLEGHTKTVLCMKVVNDLVFSGSSDTSVHAHNIHTGQLIRIYKGHGHAVTSIVILGKVMVTSCLDKLIRVYELQTHDRLQVYGGHSDMVMCMAVHKSVIYTGCYDGSVQAVKLNLMKNYRCWWQNCCLIFGMAEHLLQHLTRDHTNPKLEVVNCRWRGCNKFFPTQQAVKEEVPGHMQNHVDVDSKVES, translated from the exons ACATCGCCATGCCTCAACATCGAATCAATTTAAAGAGGATCAAAATGCAAAACGTAAAACCCATTTCACTTTACAACACTCTCAACCACGAAACAATCAAGGGTCTCCTCAGGAGAAACAAGGAACTAAAGAAGGAGAG GAAAAAAGAgtcacaaaagaagaaaaagaaacgaagacttgctaaccagaaAGAGCCTGGCCATACTCAAGCTGGCCAGAAACAAGCTGGCCATACTCAAGCTGGCCATACTCAAGCTGGCCAGAAACAAGCTGGCCAGAAACAAGCTGACCAGAAACAAGCTGGCCAGAAACAAGCTGGCCAGAAACAAGCTGACCAGAAACAAGCTGACCAGAAACAAGCTGACCAGAAACAAGCTGGCCAGAAACAAGCTGGCCAGAATCAAGCTGGCCAAACCCATACTGGTCAGAAACAGGCAGCCAGTGGACTGAAAAATGTGCAACAAGGTCCAAATACATTCAAACAGCAGGCGCTGGGGCCTCAGCAGAAAGGCACCTACACTGGCGCCGTCCAAAAAAACATGAACCAACTGCGAAGGAATCCGCCCCGAGCTGCCAGGTATTGCGTCTCCCAATACAGCAATGAATCATTTGACACCGAGCTGGAGCCCTCATGGTCCTCGATGGCCCATTTTAGCCATTACGCGTACCAGCGTGCCGAGCTGGACGACTTCACCAGCGATCAGCTGCCCGATCGAGGAAGCGTCATCTTCACGGATGAGCTTCCGCCTGAACCGACGCAAAACGTGAGCGCATCTAACTCGCAACCGAAGCCTGTCATCATCCAAGGCATGAGCGTCACCACCATGCTTCGAGAACTTCGACGAGCGATGGGCGTGCGCGAGCCCTGCAGGGCGGATCGTGAAGCCAGAAAGCAAAACGCCGAGGCGGAAGCACAGCTGTCTGAGCTTTGCTCCTCGCTGGAGACCCTCAAAAAGGAGGAAGCGAAACAAAGCAACAATGCCGCCCAGGCTGGCAAAAGCGCCCCACGGAACAACGTCGCAGCTGAACAGAACACTCCTGGACCCTCAGCCAGCATTCAACACCCTCAGCAGCTCGGCTCCAAAACCAAGGTTCGGATCGCTCACAAAGCAGCGGCCGATCAAAAGTCAGCAGAGGACATTTTGAGAAAGGTGACCCCAAAGTTGACTCCTAAGGCTCCCGCTGTATCCAGGCCCAAGTTTAAGCAAAGCTGGAAGCagatgaagaaagaaaagatgcCAAG GTTTGGAATCGAGTCGGTCAACTCTCAACCGAGCAAAGCTACCTTCGACCTGGGTGTCGACGAAGACCTGATCCTCTCAGAGGGCTTCCACTGGGAGTCTCTCTCCAATGCACACATGCCCcttcctccttctcttcctGCTCATCCTCCATCATGTCTCACTTCTACACCGCTTCCTACCCGCGACGCGACTCCGAGCGCGTCTCGGGGAGAGACTCGTTCAACGACAGGAGCGCCTGACGAGGGGGGGTCTTTCACACTGGACAATTCCCGTGGTCCGACAGCGGCGGCAACCTCGGTGAAGGTGCAAGCTGAGCATGGAAACCCTGACACCAACAAGAGGAAACACCAACATCTACAA GATAACGACGTCCCTGATGTGGAGGCTGTTGTAAAACGGAGGAAATTTATGTTAAACAATG ACCAGGACCCAATGGACAAGCTTTTGGCGATGTCACTCCGAGAAGAAGAGCTGAGTCAATCGCTGCAGGATGTCGACAAGTCTTTGGTACTCGCCCGAAATGCCTTACAGGCAGCCTACACTGAAGTACGAAGGCTCATGTTGTTAAGGCAGCAG TGCACTGCAGAGGTGGACGGCCTGAGAGCCAAGCGCATTGAAATACTGCAGAGCATGCAAG AAGTGTATTCCGGAAGCTCCAATGTAGAACAGGTCGCCACGACCTCAGCAGCAGCACCTGCGGATGTCGTTCATCCGGATCCAACCTCGGCATCTTCCTCGAGGCTCCTTGTCCCTCACAGTCCGACCGACACCCACCAAAGTTCTGTCATCAATCAGCCTCAACCGGCCTTGCCCGCTCCAAAACCCAACATTACAACCATCAAGCGAGAAGCCATGATCCCGCCCCCCTCGAGACAACCAAGTGACCAAACGGTCTCCCCACCTCCCACTTCGTTGCCCGCTGTGGCTCCTCCCACTCCGAAAACCCAAACCAGGGCCGATGATCCAAATCCACTCAACCCAGCTAATTTGCTCTGCACCCAGAAGAAGCAAGTGAAGCCCGTCGGCGTGACTGAGCAAACCGAAAGCATCTCAAGAGAGGAAGTCGTCGATATGAAGAATGAAAAGATGGAGGAACCTCTTGCCATAGAACCTGTACAAGGAAATGATGCGAGGACTTTAGATAAAAGCGCATCTGCAGTCCTTATTAATGACAATAGCGATAAGAACGCTGACACGGTGGAAGTGATGGAGCCTAAAATGGTGGTCATCGACATTGACGAATCGGAGAATGAGGACTCACCCGATATGTCTTCAACGGCGCCAGGTCCTCAAGAGCTGCCTTCCAAATCCGATAACATGGAGTGCAGCACTGCTAGCACTCAGACTATTCAGCAGACCCCGTTTAAGAT GAAAGCGGCAAGCCCTGTTGCGTCGGAAAGGGAAGACACTCCTCCACCAG AGACTGTTGAGATGGCTGGTGAGAACGGGACGGAGTCAGCCTTGGGATACTTTTTGAACCACACGGAGGCCGTTCACGGTCTGCAAGTCCACGAAGGCGTCTTGTACACGTGCTCGGCGGACATGACAGCGCGGGCTTACAGTCTGCTG AACCTGGAATGCCTAGGAGTGTTTGAGGGCCACAAAAACAGAATCAACTGCCTGCTGGTCGCCTCTTCTCCAAACACGCCAGCCAGACTCTACACCGGCTCCAGTGACTCCACGATTCGCATCTACAGCATAAAG ACAAAGAAGTGTCTGGAGACCATCTCACTGGCTGACAGAGTGCTGTGTATGCATATGGCTTGGACCACTGTGTTTGTTGGTCTTGCCAATGGCTCAGTGGCCACCTTTGATTTAAAG ACTTCCAAACCGCTGGATGTGTTTGAATGTCACGGGCCTCGAGCGGTAAGCTGCTTGGGCACGTCGCAGGAAGGCGCCCGGCGGGTGCTGCTGGTCGGCTCCTACGACAGCACCATCAGCGTGCGAGACGCCAAGAGCGGTTTGCTGCTGCGCTCGCTGGAAGGCCACACCAAGACTGTTCTCTGTATGAAG GTGGTAAATGACTTGGTGTTCAGTGGCTCCAGTGACACCTCCGTTCATGCTCACAACATCCAT ACGGGTCAGTTGATTCGGATCTACAAGGGACACGGTCACGCTGTCACGTCAATCGTCATCTTGGGGAAGGTGATGGTGACCAGCTGTCTGGACAAGCTGATCCGTGTTTACGAGCTGCAG ACCCACGACCGCTTGCAGGTGTATGGCGGCCACAGCGACATGGTGATGTGCATGGCCGTGCACAAGAGCGTG ATCTACACGGGTTGTTACGACGGAAGCGTTCAAGCTGTCAAACTCAACCTGATGAAGAATTACCGCTGCTGG TGGCAAAATTGCTGTCTGATTTTCGGCATGGCCGAGCACCTTCTCCAGCATCTCACTCGAGACCACACCAATCCCAaactggaggtggtcaattgtCGCTGGAGAGGATGCAACAAgtttttccccacacagcagGCAGTCAAGGAG GAGGTTCCTGGGCATATGCAAAATCATGTGGATGTGGACAGTAAGGTGGAGTCATGA